A part of Candidatus Flexicrinis proximus genomic DNA contains:
- a CDS encoding ABC transporter ATP-binding protein, protein MSSSSAARIPKWHMFAGLFRYIGRLAIFDALMWMLITGLPALPGLIVREFFDTLTGAGHLGWSAYAVLALWMAWVVARLMALFAGRVSKSQLRFTVSGLLRYNLLDLIYTRPGAEPLRDRHGENLSTGEVLSTFREDAEQLENQMAFFGEFAGTASFGIWSLIILLSINAQLTLFVFLPLILVTLVVRGLQARIRRAREASREATQRVTGLIGEMFGAVQAIQVASAERHIIRHFRSVNDSRGRQMVRDEVLYTLLGAIWYNFSTIGTGLILIAVGAQGDMTLSVGDFALFMYFLSFQARLLTDVGLLLTNSRQSEIALERMHRLAPDAPPEAVTAPAPLYLNTLTWHKREIPPVPQPVRTEADRLETLEVRNLTYLYPTTGRGIENLSFSIRRGQVVVITGRIGSGKTTLLRAVQGLLPAQSGEIFWNNRQITEPAAWFVPPHSAYTPQIPILFSTTLDANIGMGLDADREAVMRAARQAVFDGDLAHMPNAFETQVGNRGVRLSGGQMQRAAAARMFVRQPDLLIFDDLSSALDVVTEQTLWERLFTGKDGWKPACLVVSHRRAVLRRADLVIEL, encoded by the coding sequence ATGTCCTCGTCTAGCGCGGCGCGAATCCCTAAATGGCACATGTTTGCAGGCTTGTTTCGCTATATCGGACGGCTTGCCATTTTCGATGCGCTGATGTGGATGCTGATCACCGGCCTCCCCGCGCTCCCGGGACTGATCGTGCGGGAGTTCTTCGACACGCTCACCGGGGCAGGGCATTTGGGATGGTCGGCTTATGCCGTTCTGGCGCTGTGGATGGCCTGGGTGGTCGCGCGGCTGATGGCGCTTTTTGCGGGCCGGGTATCCAAGTCGCAGCTCCGGTTCACGGTAAGCGGTCTCCTGCGGTATAACCTGCTTGACTTGATCTACACGAGGCCCGGCGCTGAACCGCTGCGGGATCGACACGGTGAAAACCTGTCCACGGGCGAAGTCCTCAGCACCTTCCGGGAAGATGCCGAACAGCTCGAAAACCAGATGGCGTTTTTTGGCGAGTTTGCCGGGACGGCTTCATTTGGGATTTGGTCGCTGATCATCCTGCTCAGCATCAATGCACAGCTGACCCTGTTCGTCTTCCTGCCGCTCATCCTGGTCACCTTGGTGGTGCGCGGGCTTCAAGCCCGTATTCGCCGCGCCAGGGAAGCCTCGCGCGAAGCCACCCAAAGGGTGACTGGCCTGATTGGAGAGATGTTTGGCGCCGTACAGGCGATTCAGGTCGCCTCGGCCGAACGCCACATCATCAGACATTTCCGCTCTGTCAACGACTCGCGCGGGAGACAGATGGTTCGGGATGAGGTTCTTTACACCTTGCTGGGCGCCATCTGGTACAACTTCAGCACCATCGGCACCGGCCTGATTCTGATTGCGGTTGGCGCGCAGGGCGATATGACGCTCAGTGTTGGCGATTTCGCCCTTTTTATGTACTTCCTGAGTTTTCAGGCGCGCTTATTGACCGATGTCGGCCTGCTGCTGACCAATTCGCGCCAAAGCGAAATTGCCCTGGAACGGATGCATCGCCTTGCCCCGGACGCTCCGCCGGAGGCCGTGACCGCACCCGCTCCGCTTTACCTGAATACGCTGACCTGGCACAAGCGCGAGATCCCGCCGGTGCCCCAGCCTGTCAGGACCGAGGCCGATCGCCTGGAAACGCTGGAAGTCCGCAATCTGACCTATCTCTACCCCACCACGGGTCGCGGTATCGAAAACCTGAGTTTCTCGATCCGCCGCGGGCAGGTCGTGGTGATTACAGGACGCATCGGGAGCGGAAAGACCACGCTGCTGCGTGCCGTGCAAGGGCTTCTACCCGCTCAGTCAGGTGAAATCTTCTGGAACAACCGGCAGATAACGGAGCCTGCCGCCTGGTTCGTGCCGCCGCACAGCGCCTATACCCCTCAGATTCCGATCCTGTTCAGCACCACCCTCGACGCGAACATCGGTATGGGACTTGATGCGGATCGCGAAGCCGTGATGCGTGCCGCCCGTCAAGCCGTATTTGACGGTGATCTCGCGCATATGCCAAACGCATTTGAGACACAGGTCGGAAACCGCGGTGTCCGCCTGAGCGGCGGCCAAATGCAGCGGGCCGCCGCAGCCCGGATGTTTGTACGGCAACCGGACCTGCTGATTTTTGACGATCTGTCCAGTGCGCTGGACGTCGTAACCGAACAGACCCTGTGGGAACGACTGTTTACGGGGAAGGATGGCTGGAAACCTGCCTGTTTAGTCGTCTCTCACCGCAGGGCGGTCCTGCGACGCGCTGATCTGGTCATTGAGCTATAG
- a CDS encoding nitroreductase, whose product MPQSSLRKPVVPAALDLLLTRRSINVSQLTDPGPDADELETILRIATRVPDHGKLAPWRIVVIQGDARLTLGDAWAEIYARQNPGALPELVEFERKRLLRAPLILAVHTRIVNLQKIPRWEQILSGAGVCLNALIAANALGYYGTWVSEWVAYDAEAKAALDIPAEDEVVGYVYIGSALTPTEERPRPVLSDVVRYL is encoded by the coding sequence ATGCCCCAATCCTCTTTGCGCAAGCCGGTGGTTCCTGCTGCGCTTGATCTGTTGCTGACTCGCCGGTCGATCAACGTTTCTCAACTGACCGACCCCGGTCCAGATGCCGATGAACTGGAGACGATACTACGGATCGCCACACGCGTCCCGGATCACGGCAAGCTGGCGCCATGGCGCATTGTCGTCATTCAAGGAGACGCGCGTCTAACCCTCGGGGATGCCTGGGCGGAAATTTACGCCCGCCAGAATCCGGGAGCGCTTCCCGAGCTGGTGGAATTCGAGCGCAAGCGCCTGCTGCGCGCGCCGCTTATCCTCGCGGTCCACACCCGCATTGTGAACCTCCAGAAAATCCCGCGCTGGGAACAGATTCTGAGCGGAGCGGGTGTCTGTCTGAACGCCTTGATCGCCGCCAACGCTTTGGGCTATTACGGGACATGGGTATCCGAGTGGGTGGCCTATGATGCCGAGGCTAAAGCGGCATTGGACATCCCGGCTGAGGACGAAGTGGTCGGCTACGTCTATATCGGCAGCGCGCTTACGCCGACCGAGGAGCGTCCGCGTCCGGTTCTGTCCGACGTCGTGCGGTACCTGTAA
- a CDS encoding ABC transporter ATP-binding protein codes for MALCLLGSIGLQLLNPQVLAEFVDTVTGENTRYPILSIAVLYIAAAGGGQILNVVTTYLASQVGWAATNALRSDLAGHILGLDLAFHKSHTPGELIERVDGDVSLLNKFFSQFTLLFGGNVLLMFGIVVAVSMENLVAGGAALLFALVALAVILRLRQVAVPYLAAHRQLSAEFYGFVGEHLTGREDVKANGARGWMMRRLLLHYQNWLLAFHRMRLAGTLVWGSSMAIFVFGNVIALAIGAWLYYRGDISLGTVFLLYSYFSQLSRPMEQIQEQVEQLQQADASIARIRSLLDTQSALEDVGTSPVPAGAFDIGFSNVSFRYEDSEADPSGAWTIDELDIHLAAGETIGLLGRTGSGKSTLARLLLRLYDPQLGAIRFNGVDLREMPVSELRQRVGLVTQDVQIFQASVRENITFFDRSVSDSVITEALEMLGLGDWLHSLPHGLNTQLGAEGRGLSAGEAQLLAFARVFLKDPGLVILDEASSRLDPETESLIERAVERLMHGRTGVIIAHRLATVQRVDTILIMEAGRVVEHGRLAALASDPGSRFAQLLKVGLEDVLV; via the coding sequence ATGGCGCTGTGCCTGCTTGGCAGCATTGGACTGCAGCTGCTTAACCCTCAGGTGTTGGCGGAGTTTGTTGACACCGTTACGGGCGAGAACACGCGCTATCCGATCCTGAGCATTGCTGTCCTGTATATCGCGGCGGCAGGCGGCGGCCAAATCCTGAATGTCGTGACGACCTATCTGGCATCGCAGGTGGGGTGGGCGGCGACCAATGCGCTGCGGTCTGATCTGGCCGGGCATATCCTCGGCCTCGATCTTGCCTTCCATAAGTCGCATACGCCCGGCGAACTGATCGAGCGGGTGGATGGTGACGTCAGCCTGCTCAACAAATTCTTCTCGCAGTTTACGCTGTTGTTTGGCGGAAACGTGCTGCTGATGTTCGGGATTGTCGTGGCGGTCTCCATGGAGAATCTCGTCGCTGGCGGGGCCGCACTGTTGTTTGCGCTGGTCGCGCTGGCGGTTATTCTGCGTCTGCGGCAGGTTGCTGTGCCTTATCTTGCCGCCCATCGTCAGCTGTCGGCGGAGTTTTACGGGTTCGTGGGCGAGCATCTGACGGGACGCGAGGACGTCAAAGCCAATGGCGCCCGCGGCTGGATGATGCGGCGCCTACTGCTGCACTATCAGAACTGGCTGCTCGCCTTTCACAGAATGCGGCTTGCTGGGACGCTGGTTTGGGGATCGTCCATGGCGATCTTTGTTTTTGGCAACGTCATCGCACTTGCCATCGGCGCATGGCTGTACTACCGCGGCGACATCAGCCTCGGCACAGTATTTCTCCTCTACAGTTACTTCAGTCAGCTCAGCCGTCCCATGGAGCAAATTCAGGAACAGGTCGAGCAGCTTCAGCAGGCCGATGCCAGTATTGCGCGCATCCGATCCCTGCTGGACACGCAGTCCGCGCTGGAGGATGTTGGGACTTCGCCGGTTCCTGCCGGAGCGTTTGACATCGGGTTCTCGAATGTCTCGTTTCGATACGAGGATTCCGAAGCGGACCCCTCAGGCGCCTGGACCATCGATGAACTGGATATCCACCTCGCTGCCGGCGAAACGATCGGACTGCTTGGACGGACGGGAAGCGGGAAGTCGACGCTCGCACGGCTGCTTCTGCGGCTGTATGACCCACAGCTTGGCGCGATTCGCTTCAATGGGGTTGATTTGCGTGAGATGCCGGTTTCTGAGCTTCGCCAGCGCGTCGGCCTGGTGACACAGGATGTGCAGATCTTTCAGGCTTCGGTGCGCGAGAACATTACCTTCTTTGACCGTTCTGTATCCGATAGCGTGATCACCGAAGCGCTGGAAATGCTCGGGCTAGGCGACTGGCTGCACTCACTCCCGCACGGACTGAATACTCAGCTTGGCGCTGAAGGTCGCGGCCTGAGCGCAGGCGAGGCGCAGCTCCTGGCCTTTGCCCGTGTGTTTCTCAAGGATCCCGGACTCGTCATCCTCGATGAAGCGTCGTCGCGCCTGGATCCCGAAACAGAAAGCCTGATCGAGCGCGCCGTCGAGCGGCTGATGCACGGGCGGACCGGTGTAATCATCGCGCACCGGCTGGCAACCGTGCAGCGCGTCGACACCATCCTGATTATGGAAGCCGGGCGCGTTGTTGAGCATGGCCGACTTGCTGCTCTGGCCTCTGACCCGGGCTCCCGCTTTGCCCAGCTTCTGAAAGTAGGGTTGGAAGATGTCCTCGTCTAG